One genomic window of Mercenaria mercenaria strain notata chromosome 2, MADL_Memer_1, whole genome shotgun sequence includes the following:
- the LOC128548452 gene encoding uncharacterized protein LOC128548452 encodes MLKTLFSTSIATNYVWLTLITFTSWTGGAGSVTMTSHFQIFQNKSPVAPAVIESAEVVSLVDCASMCSANVLCKSFFVNCFELSSAKQICHQQNTSVSSDLELVASDMCYVQRADLFGMPATTTAASTTTVATSATTTTTASSTTASGTPVIDIVYGPKDMCPAGSTSQDFLVLTPGGVYVYDEIDDLTSAPCDGPKAFTSIFKDYPSMPAIDMVSGILIYQTSNVELYAGNITVFVFLLFLIFF; translated from the exons ATGCTGAAAACATTGTTTTCTACTTCTATTGCGACAAATTACGTCTGGTTGACGTTGATCACTTTTACCTCGTGGACGGGAGGAGCAGGGAGTGTAACAATGACGTCACATTTCCAAATCTTCCAGAATAAATCACCTGTGGCACCTGCTGTGATCGAGTCTGCAGAAGTCGTCAGTTTG GTAGACTGTGCCTCAATGTGCTCAGCGAATGTGTTGTGTAAGTCATTCTTCGTCAACTGTTTTGAACTTTCTTCGGCCAAACAAATTTGCCACCAACAAAATACTTCAGTTTCAAGTGACCTTGAACTTGTGGCCAGTGACATGTGCTACGTTCAAAGGGCGGATCTGTTTGGAATGCCTGCAACTACAACAGCTGCATCTACAACAACTGTAGCAACGAGTGCGACAACCACCACGACTGCATCAAGTACAACCGCTAGTGGAACACCG GTAATAGATATAGTGTATGGCCCGAAGGATATGTGCCCTGCAGGTTCTACAAGCCAAGACTTTCTTGTACTGACACCTGGCGGAGTCTATGTGTATGATGAAATAGACGATTTGACGTCTGCACCCTGTGATGGACCGAAAGCATTTACGTCAATATTCAAGGACTACCCGTCAATGCCAGCCATTGACATGGTCAGTGGCATTCTCATCTACCAAACGTCAAATGTAGAGTTGTATGCAGGTAATATAACCGTGtttgtatttcttttgtttttgatttttttttaa